In Treponema primitia ZAS-2, a genomic segment contains:
- the prs gene encoding ribose-phosphate diphosphokinase: MNYTNPANLAILACPGGEVFADEVILHLKKYYRHKYNETVGNLVRQFNLNTEDVIRHINFINDAAPLTAFARGDFLKYHNPQFKVPARFSLFPNGELKAEILESIRGKDMYIFQDVENHHPLNFNNGSLSKALSINDHLMSIFVTVDAVKQAGANRVTLVLPTYPYSRQHKRKGREGLTASRVGGILESLGVDCILTLDIHSREIVNAFKTMRLENLHASYQIIRQLAKMTELRGDDLVVLSPDTGAVDRNKFYATAFKKPLALLYKERDYSRVTKDAMDNNISEIKLLGNVSGKTVFMADDMLGTGGTLLKAMKFLKDQGAKKVIAAISLPLFSGNAIGYFDQAYKDGLFYRIIGTNAIYHEELLKREWYVSVNITKLFAQTISRLHQGLSLSSLLDNRAIIEKMLTEN; this comes from the coding sequence ATGAATTATACCAACCCGGCAAACCTTGCCATCCTAGCGTGTCCCGGTGGGGAAGTATTTGCCGATGAGGTTATTCTTCATCTGAAAAAGTACTACCGTCATAAATACAATGAAACCGTGGGCAATTTGGTCAGGCAGTTCAATTTGAACACCGAAGACGTGATCCGGCATATCAACTTTATCAACGATGCGGCGCCCCTCACTGCCTTTGCCCGGGGGGACTTCCTGAAGTACCATAACCCCCAGTTCAAGGTTCCTGCCCGGTTTAGCCTGTTTCCCAATGGGGAGCTTAAGGCAGAGATCCTGGAATCCATCCGGGGGAAGGACATGTATATCTTCCAGGACGTGGAAAATCATCATCCCCTGAATTTTAACAACGGGTCCCTTTCAAAGGCCCTTTCTATAAACGACCATCTGATGAGCATCTTTGTCACCGTGGATGCGGTAAAACAGGCAGGGGCCAACCGGGTTACCCTGGTACTGCCCACTTACCCCTATTCCCGGCAGCATAAGCGGAAGGGACGGGAGGGGCTGACCGCCAGCAGGGTAGGGGGCATCCTGGAATCCCTGGGTGTGGACTGTATCCTCACCCTGGATATCCATTCCCGGGAAATTGTGAACGCCTTTAAGACCATGCGCCTGGAAAACCTCCATGCCAGCTATCAGATCATCCGGCAGCTTGCAAAGATGACTGAGCTGCGGGGTGACGATCTGGTGGTGCTTTCCCCGGATACCGGGGCAGTGGACCGGAACAAGTTTTATGCCACCGCCTTCAAGAAGCCCTTGGCCTTACTCTACAAGGAGCGGGACTATTCCCGGGTGACCAAGGATGCCATGGACAATAACATCTCGGAGATCAAACTTCTGGGGAATGTTTCGGGGAAGACGGTCTTTATGGCCGACGATATGCTGGGAACCGGGGGCACCCTCCTGAAAGCAATGAAATTCCTCAAGGATCAGGGGGCAAAAAAGGTTATCGCCGCCATCAGCCTTCCCCTGTTTTCCGGGAACGCCATCGGCTACTTTGATCAGGCCTATAAAGATGGCCTTTTTTACCGCATCATCGGAACCAACGCAATTTACCATGAAGAACTGTTAAAACGGGAATGGTATGTGAGCGTGAATATTACAAAACTCTTTGCCCAGACCATTTCCCGACTCCACCAGGGCCTTTCGTTAAGCTCCCTCCTGGATAACCGGGCGATTATAGAAAAAATGCTCACGGAAAACTGA